A part of Octopus sinensis linkage group LG7, ASM634580v1, whole genome shotgun sequence genomic DNA contains:
- the LOC115214035 gene encoding uncharacterized protein LOC115214035: protein MPRRVGRPRNPTSISNNVMSDNEIKQERWTFADIVLQTNSIDAAVTWLAKHRLISNSTVCPTCGDPCTVVRYQQSCDGRQWGCAKDRFIMSIRDGSIFAGSHISLPKLIWLMYLWSREHQQIEMSHETDVGERTISDWCHFIRERLEWFLEDHPTELGDDPPEIGGFDLDSGEPIIVEVGMFTFFKSKHNEKKHEKEGHMVFGGIERETGKCFLVPIEHQNKDAFEAIVTRWILPGTHIVSDVWAEYLQIDQIQQGIYTHEYIDYEDPNDSEIHTRNIDKMWLEVKRKLRQKHGTRDKVTVQSLLTEFMWRSHFKNNDKFAALIYSLRHLYKL from the exons ATGCCTCGTCGTGTTGGACGGCCACGAAACCCGACCAGTATTAGCAACAATGTTATGAGCGACAACGAAATCAAGCAAGAACGATGGACATTCGCTGACATTGTGTTGCAGACTAACTCAATTGATGCAGCAGTTACTTGGCTGGCAAAACACAGACTCATAAGCAATTCTACTGTATGTCCCACTTGTGGTGACCCGTGTACAGTTGTCCGCTATCAGCAAAGTTGTGACGGGAGGCAGTGGGGATGTGCAAAGGACAGGTTTATTATGTCAATACGCGATGGTTCGATATTCGCTGGAAGCCACATATCACTACCAAAACTTATATGGTTAATGTACTTATGGTCAAGAGAACACCAACAAATCGAGATGTCGCACGAAACAGATGTTGGTGAACGAACTATATCAGACTGGTGTCATTTCATCCGAGAGCGACTCGAATGGTTTCTGGAAGATCATCCGACTGAATTAGGTGACGATCCACCTGAAATTGGTGGATTCGATTTAGATTCAGGTGAACCAATAATTGTTGAAGTAggcatgtttacattttttaaatcgaAACACAATGAAAAGAAACACGAAAAAGAAGGACACATGGTGTTTGGAGGAATTGAACGCGAAACTGGGAAATGTTTTCTGGTGCCTATCGAACATCAGAATAAAGACGCTTTCGAAGCTATTGTCACTCGTTGGATTTTACCTG GTACCCATATTGTGTCTGATGTATGGGCTGAATATCTCCAAATCGACCAGATCCAGCAAGGGATATATACTCATGAATATATAGATTATGAAGATCCAAATGATTCTGAAATCCACACCAGAAACATTGACAAGATGTGGTTAGAAGTCAAGAGAAAATTGCGACAAAAACATGGAACTCGTGACAAAGTTACAGTTCAGTCTTTATTAACCGAATTCATGTGGAGGTCTCAttttaagaataatgataaatttgCTGCCCTAATTTATTCTCTCAGACACTTATATAAACTTTAA